GGACGACGGTGTGTTGGAAATTTGTCCTTTACAAACGAAAGAATATTCCAACACCACTCAGAGGAAAacgatcctctctctctctctctttctctctgtttGTGTTTGATGATGGGACAAGAAGTTCTCCTGGCATCGGTTTCTGAAGTATTCTCATTCGTATGAGACATGCAGTGTTGTATGCTGGCGTCGACCAGATGAACGTGACCTGGGCGATCAACCAGAGCCTGCCGGGGGCCACCGTCTCAGCCTACAAGAAGGTGAAGGTGAGCTTCTGCTACGCTCCGGCGAGCCAAGCCGACCGCGGGTGGCGCAAGACGGACGACAACCTAAAGAAGGACAAGACGTGCCAGTTCAAGATCACCACCCAGCCCTACGCCACCGCCGGCTCCGTGACGTACACCGTGGAGCGCAGCATCCCCACGGCCACCTTCTTCGTAAGAGCCTACGTGCTGGACTCCGAGGACGCGGAGGTCGCCTACGGGCAGAGCACCGACGCCCAGAAGACCACCAACCTGTTCGACGTTGTCGGGATCACGGGCCGGCATGCGTCGCTGGGCATCGCCGCAGCGTGCTTGTCGGCCTTCTCTGTCGTCGCGCTCGCTTTCTTCTTCGTCGTCGAGAAGAGAAAGGCTAAGAAGTAAGGAAGCCGTATATGCCTCAATAACGAATTCATATTTGAATCCAATAAGTTTATGGATCCAAAAGAAACATGTCCAACATTTCTTCTATATTAGAGACAAGAGATGTGATGCTTCGGATCAAACTTGCGGAGCATAGGTACCGTACCCGAGTCCGATAATGTCCGGGCAGATACAGACCCTCTCGATGAACCAAAAATTTGTGAGACAAGAAACGTGTGGGGCCGTGAACATATCTGCAGAAAGATGGGTTATATTCGTCCGATCATAAACTTGGAATCTGATTCCTGTCTGCCATGCATTGATTAATTTATAAAGAAAATTCATATACATCCCTCCAaagtcataattttttattttatttattttttatataaaaattatttgtcCGGACATGTGGCCTCCTAACtagcaaaataaaaaataaaaattctcaaCAATCGATCAAAcgaaaaatatttgaaaatatttttttcttacatAGAATATTTTCTTTGATAGCTAGCCACCAAATTTGGGTAGGTAATCAAAACTCTACTTAATTCATCTTGAACCTAATATAGGCATTGGATGATGGAGTTTACAAGATATTGGTATTGAATACAGGTTAACCCTCACATTAGATATTGAAAACCTACTATACAAGTCGAATGACTCGTAAGTTAAGATATGATCGAGTCGGGTTGgtctattgctccatgtcgatcatcattttttttttcttatcattttgGTATTAGAGGAAGGATTAAGATGCCACAAGAGCATCATCCCATCGATTCTTTGAACGAGTGTCCCAACCAAGATGTCTCGGTCCCCACTTACAATATTATCACTAAATCTGGACAACAAATAGATGTTATATTCTACGAGAGCTTCTAAGATTGCTTACACTCCATTTTGATACCAGAGGTTATTCAACGATCATAGATTCTTTTTACTGTTGAATGCATCAATATATATACATGATGGCTTCGATCAAAGTCTTTTTTAATCTA
This portion of the Musa acuminata AAA Group cultivar baxijiao unplaced genomic scaffold, Cavendish_Baxijiao_AAA HiC_scaffold_1129, whole genome shotgun sequence genome encodes:
- the LOC135668514 gene encoding high-affinity nitrate transporter-activating protein 2.1-like, translating into MQDLFGFPLVSRLGTKYKKPPSTKGAPTIEGKEEPMAALLSCQVRVLHLLLCYLGPSAAVLFSSVPKTLIVTASPSPGQVLYAGVDQMNVTWAINQSLPGATVSAYKKVKVSFCYAPASQADRGWRKTDDNLKKDKTCQFKITTQPYATAGSVTYTVERSIPTATFFVRAYVLDSEDAEVAYGQSTDAQKTTNLFDVVGITGRHASLGIAAACLSAFSVVALAFFFVVEKRKAKK